The following proteins are encoded in a genomic region of Paenibacillus sp. FSL R7-0273:
- a CDS encoding amidohydrolase family protein translates to MLNKHPEALDYKAIRIAGIEGKRYDISIRDGRFTSVKEAVPGEPAERLGQEGHGEQSGQPGPAGTASPQADLWISPGIIDLHTHLAWTDFDHADQLKRSSGEVEAMQGAAFGATLRTGVTTARDAGGITPQTIRNLVRSYGHPLRVETSSEMLGSADALGTKFLEGRLAEIYATGAGWVKIMATGGLGAPGEKVLDPVFSEEEFNFIVRHAHANQIKVLVHTWGGVTIDWSISAGVESIEHGMFLTADQAGRLAESRTAYVSTASIYRIAADPAGVLALPPVICDRAARAAEAHSRAIGYARSAGVRFGFGTDYATPSLHGYNLQELDTLLDYGLTRAEAWQSATSGAAEILGRGHDLGRIAEGYLADAVIWNADPFQARGAGVLRESIVSVITGQSESELAGGR, encoded by the coding sequence AGCGTTATGACATTTCCATCAGAGACGGCAGGTTTACTTCCGTGAAGGAAGCGGTGCCGGGGGAACCTGCGGAGCGGTTGGGGCAGGAAGGTCACGGAGAGCAATCCGGGCAGCCTGGACCGGCTGGGACTGCTTCCCCTCAGGCCGATCTCTGGATTAGCCCGGGCATTATCGACCTGCATACCCATCTGGCCTGGACGGACTTTGACCATGCAGACCAGCTGAAGCGCAGCAGCGGCGAGGTGGAGGCCATGCAAGGCGCGGCGTTCGGAGCTACCCTGCGTACAGGCGTAACGACCGCGCGGGATGCCGGCGGCATTACGCCCCAGACCATCCGTAACCTCGTCCGAAGCTACGGGCACCCGCTGAGGGTTGAGACCAGCAGCGAAATGCTGGGTTCAGCTGATGCACTGGGAACGAAGTTCCTGGAAGGCCGGCTGGCCGAGATTTATGCTACCGGAGCGGGTTGGGTCAAGATTATGGCAACCGGCGGTCTTGGAGCACCTGGGGAGAAGGTGCTTGATCCCGTGTTCTCTGAAGAAGAGTTCAACTTCATTGTCCGCCACGCCCATGCCAATCAGATCAAGGTGCTGGTCCATACCTGGGGCGGGGTAACCATTGACTGGTCGATTTCGGCAGGAGTCGAATCGATCGAGCACGGAATGTTTCTGACCGCAGACCAGGCCGGACGGCTGGCCGAATCCCGGACAGCCTACGTGTCTACGGCCTCGATCTACCGGATTGCCGCAGATCCTGCCGGCGTGCTGGCGCTGCCGCCGGTAATTTGCGACCGTGCTGCCCGGGCGGCCGAGGCCCATTCCCGGGCCATCGGCTATGCCCGAAGCGCAGGTGTGCGCTTCGGCTTCGGCACAGACTACGCCACTCCGTCGCTGCACGGCTACAACCTGCAGGAGCTGGACACGCTGCTGGATTACGGCCTTACCCGCGCGGAAGCATGGCAGTCTGCTACCTCCGGGGCGGCTGAAATCCTCGGGCGCGGCCATGATTTAGGCCGGATTGCCGAAGGCTATCTGGCCGATGCCGTCATCTGGAACGCCGATCCGTTCCAGGCCCGGGGTGCAGGTGTGCTGCGGGAGAGCATCGTTTCCGTTATAACCGGGCAGTCGGAGTCAGAGCTGGCGGGCGGGAGATAG